Part of the Carnobacterium pleistocenium FTR1 genome is shown below.
TTTACTATAAAGATTTATCTTCCGCTTTTGATTGTTTTCCCATTATAATTTTTTTCAAGTTTGTTTTATAAAAATCTTTATAGGAACTGATATCACTCTGTAATAATTTCAATCCTATTTTATAATATAACGGTAATTTTTTATCGTTATCAATTTCTGTTTGGTAGAGTTGAATATCTTGTTGAAGCCTTTCTTGAAAAATTTCTGCTTCTAGCGAATCGGGAGCTTGACTTAATTTATATCCAACAGAATTTATACTTTCAACAAGCTTTCGCAAGCCTTCATGTTTTAATTCAGGAAAATCTTTTTTTACCAGAGCATATAATTTCTCAGTCTCAGTTAGAATATCATAATATTTTGGTGAAAAAGTGCTATTGATAATGGTATTTGATCTTCTGATATAATGATAACCAACACTATTCGTTACAATTGTCTTACTAGATATTTTGGCAAGCTTATAAGTCGTCACGATATCCTCAAAAATTTTCCCCACTGGAAAAGAGACTTCTAAAAATAAACTATGATGATAAATTTTATTCCATGTATAAAAAGCTACTCCTGAAGAGCCAAATATTAATTCAATCAACTCTTTTGGTTCAGTAATAATTTTATTTTTACTATGTTTTTTAGGAACTCTGATTTTGCCATATACTTTATCAAAGTTCATTACATACATCGTCATATCCGGGTGTTGAATTCTTTCTTTATGGAAATTCAAAAAAACTTCTTCATCAAATCGATCATCACTGTCGATAAACGCATAAAACTCTCCAGATGCCGCTTTTATTCCTTGATTTCTAGCAGCTGATAATCCTTTATTTACTTGATGAACAACTTTAATACGCTCATCTGTTTTTGCTAATAAATCACAAATTTCCGGCGAGCTATCTGAAGAACCATCATCAACCAAAATAAGTTCAAAGTCGCTATATTGTTGTTGTAAAACGCTTTTTACCGCATCTCCTAAAGTTGCGCTTGTATTGTATACAGGCATAATGACGCTTAGCAACATATTTTTTCCTCCTTGAATACTGTAAATCCTTTTTTCTTGCTAGGTTATTTCTCAATTCAAACTTTCTTAAATTGCTTTAACACTTCCACCATCAATCATCAAAGCTGATCCTGTAACGTAGGTGTTTACATCTGAAACAAGAAAGACAACAAACTTGGCAAATTCTTCTGGCGTTCCATAGCGGCCAAGTGGAATAGAGTCTTCTATCCTTTTTGTAACTTCTTCCCTAGATACATTCTGTTTTTCAGCTATCCTTTCATCCAACATTGCGATTCTATCCGTTGCAATTCGTCCAGGTGCAACAGTATTTACTAGAATGTTGTACGGGCCTAACTCCTCGGCTAACGTTTTACTAAGACCCAAAATACCAAGACGAAATGTATTTGATAATATTAATCCTGAAATCGGTTGTTTAATTGATGAAGAAGCGATATTAATAATTTTACCACCATTTTCTTTTAAATCCGGCAATACTTCACGAATAATGCGAATATAACTCAATAAATTCAGTTGGAAAGAATTTTCCCAATCTTTATCCGAAAATTCTTCAAAAGAACCTGTCGGAGGCCCACCAGCGTTATTGATAAGAATATCAATAGGTCCAAGAACTTTTCTCGTTTCTTTTACGAGTTGCTGAATATCTTCGATTTTAGTAATATCAGCAGGGTGAAAAAAAACTTTTCCTTTTCCAATTGCGTTTAGTTCCTCTTGCACGTTTTTTAATTTCTCGGCATTCCGACTTGAAATCATTACATTTGTTCCTTCTTTTACCAATTCAGTTGCTACTGCTTTTCCTAATCCTTGACTTGAAGCTATTACTAATGCTGTTTTACCTGCCAAATTTAAGTCCACTAAAAACTCCTCCTTTAATTTATTCATTATCTCTTATCTTACTTCATTTTTTCATAATCAAGTACAAATGTAAACTTTTACCTTGAAGTATTGCTCAAATGCTTCATTCTTTCATTTAATTAATGGCAGTGTTATAATTTATTTGTTTAAGAAAAGGTTCCCATAACATCTGTTAATTAGTTTTTTTAATATTTTTATTTTTCTTATACACTTTTTTTTAGAAAGGATTGTTTTATTATGCCATCGTCCATTGAATCACAGACATTTATTCCTGTTTTATTAGGAGGAAACTTAGGTGCCTATAGTACAGCAAGGTCTTTTTATGAAGCTTATAAAGTAACCTCTCTTGTTTTATGTACTATGGTTACTGGACCAATCGATCATTCTATCTTTATTGATCCCGTAGTTGAGCCTAAAATGATGCAACCTGAGGTATTGATAAATTTGCTAAAAGATATCGATACACGCTACCCAAATAAAAAAAAGATCCTCTTAGCTAGTTCAGACAACTCGGTTGAACTGATTATCAATCACAAAGAGCTTTTCCCCAGTGATTGGATTATTCCTTATGTAGACAAGAAGATTTTTTATCATGCAACGAATAAAGCAAGTTTTTATGACATTTGTGAAAAAGAGGGAGTCCCTTATCCTAAAAGTTTAGTGATAAGCGAATATAAAGAACAGCTACCATTCGACTTCCCCATTATCATCAAACCGACTAATAGCATGAAATATCATTCAATTGACTTTCCAGGTAAAGAAAAGGTTTATATTTGCGAAACTCCCGCTGCATACAAGAAAATCATCCAAGATATGAAAGATAATGGGTATGCTGATGAAATTATTTTACAAGAATACATTCCAGGGGATGACTCCTTAGTTGGCGTTGCTACTGTTTATTCTTCTCACGACACCGGAGAAGTAAAGGTGGTTGCTTTTGGACAAACATTACTTGAAGACCATACACCCTCAGCTATTGGAAATCACCTTGCTATTTTAACAAGAAAAGAAGATCAAATCGTTAGAGATGTAACTAAATTAGTCAAAGCTACTGGGTGGACAGGCTTTTCTAACTATGATGTTAAATATGATTCCCGTAATCAAACTTATAAGTTTTTTGAGCTTAATGCTCGTCTTGGTCGCAGTAATTATTATGTGACTGCTGCCGGTAAGAATGTAGCTGTTTATTATGTAAAAGATTTTATTGAGCATGAATTTATTGACTATTCTGTAGCGGATAACCAAATTTTGTACTCAGCAGTACCAAAGAAACTATTATTAGACAATATCCATTCAAGAGAAACAAAAAACATTGTTCAACAATTGTATAAAGCTAAAGAAGTCTTTCATCCTTTAGCTAGCCAAGATGAACCAAGTATAAAACGCAAACTCTATGTAAAAATCGCCACACTAAACTACTTTAAGAAGTTTAAAACTTATCCACAACCTCATTAATCTTCTGTTTCTATCTCAAAATAGGAAGGTCGTCCTAATTATGAAGAACTTTTTTGCTATCTTAGGCGGTATGGGCACACTAACAACCACTAACTTTTTAGTTGAATTAAACAAAAAACACAATCCAAAAAAAGATCAAGACTTCTTTAATTATATTTTATTCAATCATGCTGAAATTCCAGATCGTACAGCGTATATCCTTGACCATTCAACTCCTAGTCCATTGCCTGCATTGATTGAAGATATTGAGAAAATCAACCTGTTACAACCAGATTTTATTGTCATGCCGTGTAACACTGCTCATTATTTTATTGATGATTTAAAAGAAGCTACATCTATTCCTATTATCGATATGATTAAAGAAACCGTTAAAGCGATCCCCTTTCCAGCTCATTCTAAGAAAAAAATTGGTTTAGCTGTAACCCAAGGAACATTAGAAAGCCAATTATACCAGCTTGAACTTCTCTCCAAAGGCTACGAAGTCATTTTACCAGATCTTATCCAGCAGAATAAAATCAATCAATTAATTTATACTTTTATAAAAGAACAAGGCATTATCAACCTTTTGCTTTATGAAGAAATTCTCGAAGATTTTAAGCTAATGGGAAGTGATGTCACACTATTAGGATGCACCGAGCTTTCATTAGCCAACAGCCATGATCCATTAAAAAGATTTCCTGTTATTGATGCCGAAAAAATCCTTATAGATAAAACTTTTCAACTAGCTCAGGAATTGAAAGTAAGAGATAACAAAGCCCTTATAAATAGTGATATAGTTTGACTGTTACTAAAAAGAAATAAGTTTCAGCTTACACTTATACTTATTGAATAGACGCTTTATTTCTAGTATATGTCGCTAAAAACATACTGTAAATAATTACTGTTTTAACAGCAATTATTTCTAGTATGTTTTTTTATAGATAACAACCGCTTCTCCATCGTTTCTCCATAAATTCACGTTATACTATTATATATAACCAAATAAGGGGGAATTATAGTGAAAAAAAACAAACTAATTACACTATTCCTATTTTCTTTGATTTTATTAATTGTTGTTTCCATTATTTTAATACTAAACTTTAACAAATCAAATCCTTCCTTAACTAATAATGAGAATAGAACAGGAATGTTCAATAATGATACAAATTCTACGATGGGAAATGGTCAGATGAGATCAAATGATACCGCTGACATTATCGATGATTCTCAGATCCAGAATAAACTTAAACTGCCGCCACTTTTGGAAAGTGACCAAGAAACCTCAACAGATATTTCTTATACACTAACGGCCCAAGCAGGAACAACCGCATTCAAAGATGGGCCTTTAACCGAAACGTATGGGTATAATGGTTCCTATCTCGGTCCTATTTTACGCATCCGCAAAGGTCAAAATGTGCATCTTACTACCGTCAATAAATTAAATGAAAATACTTCTTTTCATTGGCATGGTTTACAGATACCCTCCAATGTTGACGGTGGCCCACATAGCCCCATTCAACCTAATGGAACAGCAACCGTTGATTTTACAGTGATGCAAGAAGCTGCGACTTTGTGGTTTCATCCCCATCCTGAAGGTCGTACTGGTGAGCAAGTCTATAATGGATTAGCTGGATTAATTTATATCGAAGACGAAAATTCTGATGCATTAGATCTTCCCAAAGATTATGGGATAAATGATTTTCCAATCATTGTTCAAGATCGTTTCTTTGATGAAAACAATCAATTCAACTATCAAGATATCCGAAACATGAACGGTACTAATGGAGATACCTTATTAGTGAATGGAACCATAGGCCCTTATATAGAAGTGAAAAATGAACGATTAAGGCTACGTCTTGTCAATGGTTCAAATGCACGTAATTATCAGTTTAATCTATCAAGTGAGGAAAATTTTTATCAAATCGCCTCTGATGGAGGGTTTTTAAATGAACCCGTACAAATGGATACTATTCAATTAGTTCCTGGCGAAAGAGCCGAAATTGTAGTTGATTTAAGTGCTTATAAAAATGGTGATACAGTACAAGTGCTGGACGGAACTGCTGAAACTCTTTCTATAAAGATTGTTGAAGAAATAAATTCTGAAGCTGGATCATTACCAAAAACTTTAAATGATGTATCAACTAATTTTGATAACATTTCTGTTCCAGATAAAGAACTAACCTTCAGTGGTATGGGAAATATGGTTGCTATTAATGGAAAACAGTTTGATATGAATCGGATAGACTTACGAGCAAAAAAAGGAATCACAGAAATATGGGAAATAACTAATTTAAGTGATATGATGAGTAGAATGATACATCCCTTTCATTTACATGGTGTTCAGTTCAAAGTATTAGACCGGAATGGGGAAGTTCCGCCTCTAAACGAACATGGATGGAAAGATACGATTGCATTATATCCTGGGGAAACAGTTCGTATTGCAGTTGAATTTTCAAAAAAAGGTATTTTCATGTACCATTGCCACATTCTTGAACATGAAGATAATGGAATGATGGGACAAATACTTGTAGAATAATGGTTTAAAAAAAGTTATAGAGAGATTAATGGGGGCAGTGAAATTTGAAAATTTTAATTGTAGATGATGAACCGAAAATATTGGATATTGTAGAAGCTTATCTCCATGCAAAAAAATTCCAAGTATTCCGAGCTTCTAACGGAACAGAAGCAATGGAAAAATTTGAGTTGGTGCAACCGAATCTAATTGTGTTAGATCTTATGTTACCTGATATATCTGGGACGATTATTTGTCAGAACATACGAAAAACATCTGACGTTCCTATCATTTTGCTGACTGCAAAATCAACAGAAAATGATATTCTAACTGGTCTGCAGATGGGAGCTGATGATTATATCGTAAAACCTTTCAGCCCCAAAGAATTAGTGGCGCGTGTAGAAACTGTTCTGCGTCGCTCAGCTTCACCTGCTGCACCAGAAATTAAGTGGTCATTTGATAAAGGCATCCTGGTGATTTATCCTGAGAACAAACAGGTTTTTAAAAACCAAAAGGAAATTATATTGACCCCTACTGAATTTGAACTGCTAGCATTACTAGCTTCCCATCCAAAACAAGTATTTTCTCGAGAGCAATTATTAGAAAATGTAAAAGGTCTTGAATTTGACGTTCTTGATCGCATTATTGATTCTCATATTAAGAACTTACGACAGAAAATTGAAGATAATACACGACAGCCTTATTTTATACTGACGGTTTATGGCATGGGCTATCGATTTGGTGGGAGAAAAAATGAATCGTACAATTAAATGGCAATTTATAGTTTCATTTGTCTCTATTTCTTTCATTATAATTGGCGCATTTAGTGTGATGACGCTAAGTCTAATGGATAATCACTTTGCAAAATATGTTGCTGAAAGACAAGAATCTGAACTGCTAGAATATACCACCAACTTAGAAAGATTTTACGCCGAAAATGATGGTTGGCCAACAACTGCTGCTTTTGATTCAATTGGATTGGAGTCATTACACAATTCAGTTATCTTGAAAATATATGACACTGAAAAAAATTTACTTTGGAGCCCTGCATCTTCAGATATGATGGGTCATAATCAAAAAATGCTGGGAAACAGTTCAAATATGGATAATATGATGGGATCAATAGAAAATACTCCTATAGAAGAAACTATTCCTTTGTTTAACGATGAACAAAAAATTGGAGAAGTTCTCATCAATTATATGGGACCCGCTGTTTATTCAGAACATGACGCTTTATTTATTGCAGATATGAAGAATAATCTTATCCTAGCCGCTATTATAGCGCTAGTGCTTTCTTTCTTTTTTGCTGCTCTAGTTGCGAAAAAAATAAGTCGTCCTATAGTGAAAGTAAAAAACTTTACAAGAAAAATTGCTAAAGGAAATTACTCAAGTTCGTCGCCTGAAAAAACAGCTATTAAAGAAATAGATGAACTTATTGTGTCGGTAAATGATTTATCCATTCAACTTGAAAATCAGCAAGCTATCAGAAATCAATTATCTTCAGATATCGCTCATGAAATCAGAACCCCTTTAACAACATTAAAAGGAAATCTGGAAGCTATGATAGATGGAATATGGGAAGTAACCGATGAACGCCTCCACAGCTGTTACGATGAAGTGAACCGTATCACTCGCCTTATCGGAAGTATTGATACAATTAATGAAATTGAAAGTCAGCAAGATAGTTTAAACAAAACATCTTTCGATTTATATCTTCTTGTAGAAAATATAACAGCTAATTTTGAAGCTTTTTTTGCTAAGAAAAACATTCATTATTCATTGGATGGTCATTCTTTATTCATTACTGCTGATAAGGACAAAATAAGTCAGGTCATTACAAATCTTTTATCAAATGCTGTTAAATTCACCCCATCCAAAGGAAGCATAACTTTAAAAGTTAGCAAAGAAAAAAATCATGCTTTGCTGATTGTAACAGATACTGGAGAAGGCATTCACCCAAAAGAAATCAATCATATTTTCGAGAGATTTTATATGTCTGATCTTTCAAGAAATAGTTCTTTAGGTGGTCAAGGCATTGGTCTAGCTATTGTAAAATCTATCATTAAGGCCCATAAAGGAACTATAACGGCCGAAAGTGATTATGGAAAAGGTTCTACATTTACAGTCATTCTTCCAACCACAAAATAAAATAGTGCACACTAAAAAAGCGTTATACTTTATAGTTAAAGTGTAACGCTTTTTTGATGGATACCAACTAACTCTATATGAATGTTATGGCCTTTATTGCAGATGTTTTTTTCTTTCCAAGTATTCTTCTTCAGAAATATTTCCTTTTGCATATTCTTTTTGAAGAATTTCCAAAGGTGTTTCTCTATTTTCACCTTTATTTTGTTGGTTAAGAACTAATTTCCCACCTAAAAATATAACCACAATTAACAATAAAAGCCAGAAAAATCCCATATACATCATTGCTCCCATTCCTCCTCTATTAAAAAAACTAAAACATTCAAACATGACAATTCCTCCTTTAAATCATTAAATTTTTTATCCAACTTATTAAGCTGATTCAAAACTATACAAAAGTACCTTTTATCATATGGCTTTCTATTTAATTAAGATACACCTCAATTGTGTGGATTTTATGTAGTTACACTAAATGTTTTTTATGTGGGTTCTACGCTTGAGTTAACAAAAAAAGTATGGCGTAAAATTTCAGTATGTTAATGAACTACTTACTTACTTATTTATTTCACTTCATAATTTCTGTATCAATTATAAACTAATAATTGTGAAAAATAAAAAAGCCCCCATGGAGAAAATACGAAAAACAGATTACTATACTTTTTCGTATTTTCTCCGGGTAACTTTTCTTTTTAAACCTTTTTTAATTCTGCTATGACCAAACAATCTCATTAAAAAAGTAATAAGGTTGATTTAGGGTAGTGACCTATTTAATCAATTCATAAATAGCTTCTGCGTAAATACTCATTGCATTCATCAAGTCATCGATAGCCATAAATTCGTTGGCTTGGTGCATAGTGTCAATGCTACTAGGGAACATTGCTCCATAAGCTACTCCACGTTCTAACAAGCGTCCGTATGTTCCGCCACCGATACTTTGTTCGTGAGCTTCTAATCCAGTTTGTCTTTGATAAACATCTAATAATGTTTTAACTAATGGATCTTCAGCAGATACATAATGCGGCATTTGTTCTTTGCCACGACTTAGCGTTACGCCGAATTCAGCTAATTTGCTTTCCATTTTGATTTCGATGCCTTCAGGTGTTACACCCTTAGGGAATCGAATATTCACGGCAATTACTCCACCATCTTCAGGAGTAAAAGTGAATACTCCTGGATTCATTGTTAAGTCTCCCATAATGTCATCAATATAATTTAATCCTAGTTTTTCAGCTTTAGTATCTTCATGTAGGTACTCAGTAGTTAATTGCAAGAAATTTTTAGTATCTCCGCCAAATGAATAATGATTTAGAAACGCCGCTAAATAAGTACCAGCATTTACACCTAAATGCGGTGCCATACCGTGAGCAGCTTTTCCTCCAACTTCAATCGTGACTTGAGTACCCTCTACTTCTATTTTTCCTGTGATTGGAGAAATTTCAATAAATTCATAAAAATCTTTTTCGATTTGAGTAGCTTCTTCACTTGTAAAAATAGCTGTAGCATCTTGTGGTACCATGTTTTCACGCAAACCAGCATCAAAACTCAATAATTCATTTTTTCCGCCTTTATTATTTCCTTTTGTATTTACGTAAACAGTAAGAATTCCTTTTTCACCGTTAATAATCGGGAATTCTGCATCTGGTGAGAAACCAAAGTCTGGCGTCGGTTCATTCGCTAAATAATGATCCATACACATCCAGCCACTCTCTTCATCTGTTCCAATAATAAAGCGAACTTTTTTAGAAACAGGTAAATTTAAATCTTTGATCAATTTCAACGCATAATAAGCAGCCACACCTGGCCCTTTATCATCACTTGAACCACGAGCATAGATACGTCCATCTTTGATCACTGGGCTGAAAGGATCTGTTTCCCAGCCTGTTCCAACAGGTACAACGTCAACGTGAGCAAAAACGCCCATTGTTTCGTCACCAGCACCGTATTCAATATGTCCAGCTAAGTTTCCAACATTTTTAGTAACAAATCCATCTCGTTCACCTAAAGCTAGAAATCTTTCTAAAGCTTCTTTTGGTCCTGGACCTACTGGAGCATCAGCGGTAGCTTTGCTATCATCGCGTACGCTGTTAATTTTAAGTAATTCCATTAAGTCTGCTAAAAAATCTTCTTTTCGAGCAGCCGTTTCTTTTTTCCAATCAATTGCCATCTATTCAACACTCCTCAAAATTTTATCTACATGTCTATCATATCACTTTTTGTTTCTAAGACCAACGCCTGGTTCTTTTTTTGTTATCTGCACCATTGAAAAAGATGCGTGCAAAAACTAATTATTCGTTCTATAATCAATGGGAATCATCATAAAAATAGTAGTCATCATTAGGAGGGTCTTAAGTGAAAGAAATAAATCCTGAAACCATTCATGGCATGATCCCAAAAAGAAATAAAGATAGTTATAAAGCAGATTATGGACGTGTACTTGTGATAGGCGGAAATGAAGATATGGGTGGGGCAATCATTCTTACCGCTAGTGCAGCCGTTTACAGTGGCGCTGGATTGGTTACCGTCGCTACAGCTAAAGTGAATCATACGGCTTTACATGCCCGCCTTCCAGAAGCGATGGTTTTTGATATGTATAACGAAGATTGCCTACTTAAAAAACTATCAACAGCGACCGTCATTGTTATTGGTCCTGGTCTGGGTCTTTCTTCTGAATCATTAGCCATTTTAAAATCTGTTTTAAAAACCGTCACAAAAGAACAACGCTTGATTATTGATGGCAGTGCTATTACTTTGATGGCGAAAAACAATTTAAAAACACCAGTAGCTCAAACAACTTATACACCTCACTTAGGTGAATGGCAAAAACTTTCTCACTTAAAACCAACTGAGCAAAATGAGACTTTAAATATTCTGGCTAGAACAGAATTAAAAGCAACAGTCGTTTTAAAACAATCACGAACAGAAATTTATTTTTTAAATGAAGTTTGGAAAAATACTCATGGAAATCCTGCAATGGCAACTGGTGGTATGGGAGATACATTGGCTGGTATGATTGCTGGATTCAGTGCTCAATTTAAAAATAATCGTTCTGCTATCATCACTGCTGTCTTCCTACACAGTAAAATTGGAGATGACTTAGCTAAAAAGCAATATGTTGTTCTTCCATCTCAAATTATTGAAAAGATTCCTAATGAGATGAAGGAATTTTCTACTATGTTTATTTTTTAATCTATTATCCAAAAAAAGGAGAGACCGCTTTATTCATTAGCAGTCTCTTCTTTTTTGGCGAAATAATGCATGCCATATTAATTGTAATCCCTCTTTTTTCCAAGTATACTCATGTATAACAAATCAGTTAAACTATATGAGGAGTGGTATATATGGTAAAACGTATAATTGGAAACTATCCATCTGCATCAGAAGCTTTGCAGGAAATCAATCAACTATTGGCTGAAGGCTACTCGAAAGAATCTATTACTTTAGTAACCAACCCTGATACAGAAAAATCCATCCACAGCCAAACCGATATAGAGATTTTAGTTTTATCCTCGGGGTCAAAAGATGATGAGTCATTAGGAGACAAAATAAAAAAATTCTTTTCCCTAAGTCCACAAGTAGATGATGAGCTGTATTCAGCCATTCCTGATGAAGCAGCTTTAGATGATTACAAAAATGCAATTGAAAAGGGGAGTACTCTTATTCTTGTAGAAATAAAACCTCCTTCCAATACTGCTGAAAACACGTATCCAATCGATATGGATACCGTTAAAGACGATGCTGCGGGGATTTACCCAACTGCCCCAGGCCTAGTAACTGAAGATGACCCATCTAATAGAGATAGTGACGAGAATCAAACATTCACTACTAGAACTCAACACTTAAATTACGATAATGAAGAATCAAACACAGGTATCAACACTGATGGAGACTTAGAGATCGAAGAAGATTTCCCTCCAACAGAATCACCGGATAGGACCGATTCTTATTAAAATAGTTTAAAAAGCAGGGAACTGAGACAATCATCTCAATTCCCTGCTTTTTTTCTTTATGAATGGGTTAATGAATCCAATTCTGCTTTTGTTAGTGGTCTGTACTCCCCTAATTTTAACGTCTCATCTAGCTGTACTTCTCCCATCGACAATCGTTTCAAATAACTAACAGACTTATCTACTGCTTCAAACATGCGCTTTACTTGATGGAATTTTCCTTCGTGTATTGTGACTCGAATGACGGACTGCTCTTTTTCAACATCTATAGATTCGATTTCTAATTTAGCAGATTGACAATTAAAACCATCATCCAACGTTATACCACTCGCAAATTCTTGAATATCCTGTTCATCTACTATACCTTCTATACTTGCTTGATAACATTTATCTACATGTTTCTTTGGTGAAAGTAAGTTATGCGCTAATGTTCCATCATTAGTTAAAATCAATAAGCCTTCTGTATCCTTATCCAACCTTCCTACTGGAAATGGATCCCGTGATTGATCTTGCGGTTGCAATAAATCAATTACTGTTTTATGCACATTATCTGTTGTTGCACTTACGACTCCTTGCGGTTTATGCAACATAAAATATACAAATTCTTGGTATTGAATAGCCTCACCTGAAACAGCAATAGCGTCTTTTTCTGGATTCACTTGCTTTTTACCTTCTTTTTCAACAAGTCCATTTACCGTAACTTCTTTTGATTTCAATACATCTTTCACCGTTTTTCTTGTTCCAAAGCCCATATTGGCTAACAACTTATCTAATCGCATTTACTTTGCTCCAATCTCTAATAACTTATGTAAAAAACTAGTTGAAGCCTTTTGGGTCTCAACTAGTTTTTTTATGACTGTATGTCAAACGGTGTAAATACTTTAAAATAAATTTTTTCTGGAATAGACGTGTTTGCTTGTGAAGCTATGAGATCGTCTGTAAGCCTGTAGTCTTACAAACTTTCAAGCTTCAAATAAACTGTAATCGCTGAAGCGTTAACGGTTTATACTTCACATTGAATCCTATACATAGCTACAAGCAACTCTATTCCTCCAAAAATTTTTGGATGAGTAATAAATTTAATTTGTTATGAACACTAAAATTATAAATTCTTTTTATTTGATACGCAGCTTAGTTCTTAAACTTGCAACACGAGATCCTATTAAGCGATCCGCTAAGCGAGTTTTTAAAGAAGCATACAAATACACCATACCACCAGATCCAGCTGAAATGGCCATCACCAATAATGCACTAGTTCTATTCTCTGAATCCATCACTAAGTAAAGAAGTTCTTTAACTGCA
Proteins encoded:
- the pepV gene encoding dipeptidase PepV, with product MAIDWKKETAARKEDFLADLMELLKINSVRDDSKATADAPVGPGPKEALERFLALGERDGFVTKNVGNLAGHIEYGAGDETMGVFAHVDVVPVGTGWETDPFSPVIKDGRIYARGSSDDKGPGVAAYYALKLIKDLNLPVSKKVRFIIGTDEESGWMCMDHYLANEPTPDFGFSPDAEFPIINGEKGILTVYVNTKGNNKGGKNELLSFDAGLRENMVPQDATAIFTSEEATQIEKDFYEFIEISPITGKIEVEGTQVTIEVGGKAAHGMAPHLGVNAGTYLAAFLNHYSFGGDTKNFLQLTTEYLHEDTKAEKLGLNYIDDIMGDLTMNPGVFTFTPEDGGVIAVNIRFPKGVTPEGIEIKMESKLAEFGVTLSRGKEQMPHYVSAEDPLVKTLLDVYQRQTGLEAHEQSIGGGTYGRLLERGVAYGAMFPSSIDTMHQANEFMAIDDLMNAMSIYAEAIYELIK
- a CDS encoding general stress protein, translated to MVKRIIGNYPSASEALQEINQLLAEGYSKESITLVTNPDTEKSIHSQTDIEILVLSSGSKDDESLGDKIKKFFSLSPQVDDELYSAIPDEAALDDYKNAIEKGSTLILVEIKPPSNTAENTYPIDMDTVKDDAAGIYPTAPGLVTEDDPSNRDSDENQTFTTRTQHLNYDNEESNTGINTDGDLEIEEDFPPTESPDRTDSY
- a CDS encoding SHOCT domain-containing protein; protein product: MFECFSFFNRGGMGAMMYMGFFWLLLLIVVIFLGGKLVLNQQNKGENRETPLEILQKEYAKGNISEEEYLERKKHLQ
- a CDS encoding NAD(P)H-hydrate dehydratase, which produces MKEINPETIHGMIPKRNKDSYKADYGRVLVIGGNEDMGGAIILTASAAVYSGAGLVTVATAKVNHTALHARLPEAMVFDMYNEDCLLKKLSTATVIVIGPGLGLSSESLAILKSVLKTVTKEQRLIIDGSAITLMAKNNLKTPVAQTTYTPHLGEWQKLSHLKPTEQNETLNILARTELKATVVLKQSRTEIYFLNEVWKNTHGNPAMATGGMGDTLAGMIAGFSAQFKNNRSAIITAVFLHSKIGDDLAKKQYVVLPSQIIEKIPNEMKEFSTMFIF
- a CDS encoding pseudouridine synthase, whose protein sequence is MRLDKLLANMGFGTRKTVKDVLKSKEVTVNGLVEKEGKKQVNPEKDAIAVSGEAIQYQEFVYFMLHKPQGVVSATTDNVHKTVIDLLQPQDQSRDPFPVGRLDKDTEGLLILTNDGTLAHNLLSPKKHVDKCYQASIEGIVDEQDIQEFASGITLDDGFNCQSAKLEIESIDVEKEQSVIRVTIHEGKFHQVKRMFEAVDKSVSYLKRLSMGEVQLDETLKLGEYRPLTKAELDSLTHS